The Mixophyes fleayi isolate aMixFle1 chromosome 1, aMixFle1.hap1, whole genome shotgun sequence genome includes a region encoding these proteins:
- the EGR4 gene encoding early growth response protein 4: protein MQLSIMDLPCHIYPKYQEDCDLKEEREQGLGSAGEQPAESQEDLAAQLTEGVFMSPSHQDTPDYFYLSSQPSPPLPLNYSGSFFIESAAEHDQEVLFNIMSGILGLSPFSAPQRLNRQEALYSVPEAIQNHMDLYSQPNLNISVQQEFPGQLYSAFSSTEDIHQVPSSPNLGSSCSTQCFFDSSALPSKQDMEVSPISPTLDSFHSQWDTQTPQSFGPASYPSDGYLPPDNSSPVFHPLETKVENLMSACCQPHMTNMAEDSAVYNNMDFTCQSDTFQTSHCDFTKTKVDLKSQLLPDAKYPLSHQVSMPGLMTQDELIHHQSPPAITTDFLGLSPTADNILSPNAGNPLAEPRKKYRRNKFPAKCFRPKPHEKAFACPVESCIRSFARSDELNRHLRIHTGHKPFQCRICLRNFSRSDHLTTHIRTHTGEKPFSCDLCGRRFARSDEKKRHGKVHMKQKARTEEKLKGLGFYTMGLSFNTM from the exons aTGCAGCTGAGTATTATGGATCTCCCCTGTCACATCTATCCCAAATACCAGGAGGACTGTGACctgaaggaggagagggagcagggaCTGGGGTCAGCGGGAGAGCAGCCTGCAGAGTCTCAGGAGGATCTAGCAGCTCAGCTCACTGAAG GTGTCTTCATGAGCCCTTCCCACCAGGACACACCTGACTACTTCTATCTGAGCAGCCAGCCCTCCCCACCACTCCCACTCAACTACTCCGGGAGCTTCTTCATTGAGTCAGCCGCAGAACATGATCAGGAAGTCCTGTTTAATATCATGTCTGGGATCCTTGGCCTCTCGCCTTTCTCTGCACCCCAGCGGCTGAACCGACAGGAGGCGCTGTACTCGGTTCCGGAGGCCATCCAGAACCACATGGACCTTTACTCCCAGCCTAACCTCAACATCTCGGTGCAGCAAGAGTTCCCTGGCCAGCTGTACTCTGCGTTCAGTAGCACTGAGGACATCCACCAGGTGCCCAGCTCACCCAACTTGGGGAGTTCCTGCTCTACCCAGTGTTTCTTCGACTCTTCAGCTTTGCCAAGCAAGCAGGACATGGAGGTGTCCCCCATCTCTCCCACCCTGGACTCCTTTCATTCGCAGTGGGACACCCAGACACCTCAGAGCTTTGGCCCAGCTTCCTATCCCTCAGATGGATACTTGCCCCCTGATAACTCCTCTCCTGTCTTTCACCCTTTAGAGACTAAGGTGGAGAACCTGATGTCTGCTTGTTGCCAGCCACACATGACCAACATGGCAGAGGACTCTGCTGTCTACAACAACATGGACTTTACTTGCCAGTCAGACACCTTCCAGACCTCTCACTGCGACTTCACTAAAACAAAGGTTGACTTAAAATCCCAACTTTTACCTGATGCCAAGTACCCACTGAGCCACCAAGTGTCAATGCCCGGGCTAATGACCCAGGATGAGCTCATTCACCACCAGTCCCCACCAGCCATCACCACAGACTTTCTGGGTCTTTCTCCAACAGCTGACAACATACTTTCACCCAATGCCGGCAACCCCCTGGCAGAGCCCAGGAAGAAATATCGCAGGAATAAATTCCCGGCCAAGTGCTTTCGCCCCAAGCCCCACGAGAAGGCCTTCGCCTGCCCGGTGGAGAGCTGCATCAGGAGCTTTGCCAGGTCTGACGAGCTCAACAGGCATCTGAGGATCCACACTGGGCACAAGCCCTTCCAGTGCAGGATCTGCCTGAGGAACTTCAGCCGCAGCGACCACCTCACCACCCACATCAGGACCCACACCGGGGAGAAGCCCTTCTCTTGTGACCTGTGTGGCAGGAGGTTTGCCAGGAGTGATGAGAAGAAGAGACACGGGAAGGTCCACATGAAGCAGAAGGCCAGGACTGAGGAGAAACTGAAGGGGCTCGGGTTCTACACCATGGGTTTGTCCTTCAACACCATGTGA